The following nucleotide sequence is from Arvicola amphibius chromosome 1, mArvAmp1.2, whole genome shotgun sequence.
ttttttttgttttgttttgttttgttttgttttgttttgttttttggtttttcgagacagagtttccctgtagtttctagagcctgtcctggagctagctcttgtagaccagactggcctcaaactccgagatccgcctgcctctgcctcccgagtgctgggattaaaggcgtgcgccaccacggcccagtggcgcacgcctttttcacttttaaaaagccTTGGTGGAAGGTATAAAGTCtggttgttcttttttgtttgtttgttttgtttgtttgtttgttttgttttgtttttcgagacagggtttctctgtagctttggagcctgtctagtTGTTCTTAATATCTTTCAGGGATTGGTCACAGAATCTTTCTCTTTAACAAAATATTCAGGTGCTTAAATcttaaatagaaaaaacaaaaacgattATGGGTATGATTGTATAGCCTGTGAACCTGGCTACTGAGGAGGTTGAGGCAAAaagggatcacaagttcaagaccagtcttaATAACTTAGCCAGACCTTGTTGTctcaaactttaaagaaaaaattaagataagTTCAGTAGTAGAGATCTTGCCTAGCATGATCAGAACCACTTGGAGGAGGTATTTTTGCATAGAAAATCTTTATACATTCCTTCCCTATGCTCTAAAAAAATCTTCAGATGATGAGAATGATTATTTCACCTTTGCTAAGACAGGCCTTGTCTTGCTCAGCAAGAGTTCTACGttgtggttttaaattttttttttcatttttatgcgTGTGGGTGTTTTATGCATATGCAAAAAATACGTATTTTTATgcgtatgcctctgtgtgtgtttatacaccaTGTACATGCATTGCCTTCAGAGGCCACGGTGATCCCCTGCatctggagttgtgagctgccagtagatgctgagaatcaaacccagatcctttggaagaatggccagtgttcttaaccactgagctatctcttctgcccctgtcttaaaaaagtttttaaaggaTGTTTTCAGCTGATATTTAGCTGGCTGAGTCTGTGGGTGGAAAACTAACAGATATGGAGAGTTAAGTGTAGTGGCTTCTGAGGATTAGAGCATTGAACAGGATAGAGTCATCATCAAGTCCTCTTAGGAGGaagggatttggggggggggggattttggtgacttatttatatttttacatttgtatatGGCAagtgtgttgaggtcagaggacaaaacttttcttccaccatgtgggtcctgataATTGAACTCatctactgagtcatctcactgacctcctcccccttttttttttaagttgatctgGTGCAGCCtgtgctggtctcaaactctgtaTGAAGCCCGCTGTGAACTGCtgaactgcccctgcctcccaaatgctgagattacaggcacatgtcCTTTTTGTTCTTCGAGCTATAAGGGAAAATTACTATACCTGATATATGATAAGTACTGAGGACCTTCtgtttacaaggcaagcactctattacaactgagctgtatccccagtccTCTACTCCGTTTCTTAGAAGATTATTAGGAAGCTGAGATTGTATTCTACGAGCTTGAAAGTTTCCCTGGATCAGTTGTATAAACCAAAGGGTAACTCAGTGTATTGTCTTGCATTTTGTTGCCTACTCACTTTAACattcttttcccctttatatttctaaataaatgtacTCTTATAAATGCAATAATAGTATAGAATCTGTtactgaaatacatttttattaatatatcctAGATGTGGTCTTTGAGTGTGACATCAGTTGATGACAGTAGCACATATATCTAATTGTTCATTAGTGGTTTGTTTGCTTATTCACCATTTGCCTTGTGATCCTCACAGGAGGTTAAGGTCAGAAACTTGCACACTACAAATAGTCTTAGAAACTCATAAGCAATGAAGAGTTTCACATCAGGAATTCTTTGATACCCTGTTTTCTAGAGTGGGACAGGGAGATCTTGTACATTGCTTTACAAAGCATTTATAGGTTCTAAGTCAACTTGAATGAAGCAGAAGGAAACTGAAAAGTTCGAAGACTCCATTGTCAGCCCCTCCTCTTTTAGGACTCAGAGTTCAACAATACAGATCAGATTGACCTGTATGATGATGTGTTGACGGCTACCTCACAGCCTTCAGATGACAGAAGCAGTAGCACTGAACCACCCCCTCCTGTTCGCCAGGAGCCATctcccaaaccaaacaacaagacCCCTGCGATCCTGTATACATACAGTGGCCTGCGAAGTAGACGAGCAGCTGTCTATGTAGGCAGCTTCTCCTGGGTAAGCAAGGATAACCAGAAGTCTTATGGATGGGCTGGAGGGAGAGCACTGGGAGGTGATGGCATTTTCAGAAACCACTGTTGCACTGTTTTGTGCTCTGATGGGGTTGGATTTCTTTTTCCTGGGATCAGGTTGGATTGATCTCTGAAAGAGAACTATCCTGAGGACGTACTGGTGCCGAAGAAAGCATTGATTAAGTGGGTAGTTGCCTTTTCTGCCATCTTATTACTGCCCCTGACCCTGGGGCTTTATGTCTAGCAGGGTCATCTATGGGACGAGATTTCAGAGTGAACACCTTGAACTCTTGGTGGTCATTAGATGGTCCTGTGATAATGGTGGGTGATGGGGATTAAAGACCTTGATAGCTCTAGTGTACTTGGGATATGTGTTAACGATTCTGTAAAAGTTAACTGTGTGACATGTTTTTGGGCTGGTGGTGGGGATGCCAAATCAGGAAATCTATATACTAATGAGAAAGTTCCTGGCATGGTCAATTCTAGACTGTCACATCTATAATTAAAGTTGCTAACAATCTGTTTGATCTGATCTGATGATCAACCAGCCCATATGTcagtcaaaattaaaataaatttcaatctTAATCCCCAAACATAGGGGTTGTGGGATTAGATGGGCTTAGAGTTCAGGACAAAAGCCTGCAATGATTGAAATATtgctgggctttggggtttcctgTGGGTGGTCATGGTTGTGGCTGGAGTCCTAGATTTGGGAACAGGACTTGGGACATCTGGGTGGGTGGGTATCAGGCATGTAGCTATTGACGTTTCTCCCTTTTCCATCTTGCCGGCCCCAGTGGACTACAGACCAGCAGCTGATCCAGGTTATTCGCTCTATAGGAGTCTATGATGTGGTGGAATTGAAATTTGCAGAGAACCGTGCAAATGGCCAGTCTAAAGGGTGAGGTCTGGGTTTGGGGAACCCCCTTTAGTTTGTGACTATTAAAGTAACAGATTTGTGATATATTTGAACTTGGATTCCAGCCCCTTTCCATTCCAGCCTAGTTTACTGCCTTGGTTTTTGACAAATTGCCATAGATTGAGGACCTAGGTAGGTTGAAGTTGAATATCCATCTGCTGAAGGGAAGaatgttaattttaaattctaaaaagtaagaaaaaaaaacaggaagcataTAGGGTGGCcccttatttttgatttttgtgtgtgtgttcatatttaaTTTAGCAAGGTGCCTTTTTCTTTGTCAAATagaattcttttttccttttccagtgtctcagtatttttctttttacttgatTTCCCCAGGTATGCTGAGGTGGTGGTAGCCTCTGAAAATTCTGTCCACAAATTGCTGGAACTCTTGCCAGGAAAAGTTCTTAATGGAGAAAAAGTGGATGTGAGGCCGGCCACCCGACAGAACTTATCACAGTTTGAGGCGCAGGCTCGGAAACGTGAGTGCGTCCGAGTCCCAAGAGGGGGTACGTGGAGACCATCTGTATGATGGGGGGAGGTGTGTTGCGTGGGCTCAGACTGATGTGGAGTATTTGGGGGAAGGGTCCTGTTAGGTATGGCTTGTTGGCATAAGTGGGTAGATCTGTGTAAACAGCACAATTCTGGGAATCAGGTTCAGGTTGTCAGTGGGTACTGCCTTTGACTCTTGTGACCTTTTTGACCTTTTGAACAAGTTAGTTCACTGCTCTGGGCCTCTTTCCCATTGGAACTGAAAAATGATTAAAGTTCCTGTCAACTGTCAGTTCTATTTCtcccataaatgaataaaagcatgAATGGGCTTGCTTTTTAGATAAGATGTGGttcttttgagttttcaaaaagcAGACACATTGAGTGTAGTTAAGGTTTGCAAAGGTGGCTGTGATATTATCATGAGTGTATATGTGGAGTGCTCTGTAAAAATCAACCAAAAGAAGTGTTAGGTAATAAAAATTAAGCATTGTTTCTCCATTGTTGTCCTAGAGAAAGGAAACAGTTATTGACTACTTAGTTGGTTGGCAAAACTATATcacattagtttttttaaaaaaatgcagccaggcagtggtggtacacacctttaatcctagcagttggcAGGTAGAGACActtgaatctctgagtttgaggccatcctgctctacagagtaagttccaggatagccagggctacacagaaagcaCTGTCTCTGGTTGGGAGGGGGgattatttggggctggagagatgactcacagcagttaagagaataGCTGCTCTTTGACAAgacccagtttcaattcccagcacctacattgaagcccacaactgtctctaactctacTCCTCTTCTGTTCTTAGTGGGCCCTGCAtatgtgtggtacacagacataaatgcaggcaaattaccatatacattaaaattttaaaaataaaattttagaagtaCAGCATTCTGTGTTAGTTTGCTCCCTTAAGTTCATATTACTCCCTTTAATCTGACTCTGTTCACCAAACCACCTTCTGATATTACCTTGGTTTACTAGTGAGGCTTTCCTTCTAGAAAGAGAATGCACTGACCAGCCTACAAGTATTCCAGTCGGCTTGGCAGTAAATGTTTGCCATTATCAACTAATAAATTACTACTTTGGTTTTGTAACAGTTTCTTATGAGTTTGGTTGGCATTATTCAATCTCCTGGGGTGTGATTACTCCCTGGTGAATTATTAAAATCAGACTTCTAAACCTGAAAACCAATCTTGACTTACCCTAATCTTACAGGGTGCAACTTACCCTGCAAGACCTTGCCTGAAATAGTCAACCTCCTTTTCTTCCACTACTAGGGAAAGGTGGTGGCAGCAACATTTTGTCACATACCTGCTGTCACTGCTTGTACCTAGCTCTAAAACAGTAGTTCTTGTATTAATTGGGTATGTCTTTCATGTGGAAATAGAGCCTCTATAATAGAAACAATCGCACTTGTCCTTTGTATTGACAGCTGGGTGGATGAGGCTTGTTGCCCTGGGTTAATGGCATACACTTAGCTCCCTTGACAACTGACATTTTCAAGTCCCTTCTGTTTCAGAGTTTTTGTATAATTTGACCTTCACATGGTTTCCCCAAAATGCATCTCTTTACAGCTGTATTAAGATTAGTATTTCTACCTCTTCTCTGTTTTATCCTTGTACATGTTACTTTGCTGGAAAGACTTCCTCTGCTTAAAAACGACTGCTTCTCTGAGGACTTGTAACCAAATATACAAGCCAGTATTGGAACAGTACCTAAGAGGTTAATGTTACAGAGTACTGCACTTGCTTTTAAATCTCTTCAGTTCATAATAATTTGAGAAAGCAACGGACTGTCATGTGTTTGAAACATGAAGAACAAACAGGGCCTGTGGCAGATGGGCAGTATATCATAGTGAAGAAGTCAAGGTGGTTGTCATTGTAATTGATCCCACCATAGGCTTGTCTCAGGGTTGGCCTTGACTATAAATTCTAGTTTAAAAAGCATTCTCCCCCTCCATATTTGCTAAGCTtctttctgatggaggagtgtctatgtgttaatttcattggttaataaagaaactgcctcagccctttaataggacagaaaattaggtaggcggagtaaacagaatgctgggtagaaggcagtaaggcagactcttcaggcagtcaccataggcagtcgccatgcctctcctctctgagatggacgcaggttaagatctctcctggtaagcgaccacctcgtggtgctacacggattactaaatatgggttaattagccaataagaggctgaaactaatgggccaggcagtgtttaaaagaatacagtttctgtgtaattattttgggtgtaaagctagccgggtggtgggacgcagccccgccatttATTCTACATCTTTCTCCCTGCAAGATTCTTAAGGCTATACTATCATATTCTGTTGGGGTCTACTTTCAGAAGGCTGAGCTAGCTCTCTCAGTGAAAATTATGTAGATAGAGAATGGCTCTGTCTCCTGCttttcccatgttttttcagttcTCTGACCAGAGTTCTTTGGCAAAGAGAATGTTTCTAGAGTATAGCATAATAAAGAAGGTCAACTTATAATAGCCTTAAGAATCTCTGAACTCTGGGGGATGTAGGATTTCAAGGCAGATAGAATCCAGCAGAACATCACTGAGAATGCTTCAACATCATTTTCTCATGGGTTGTTTGGAATGTGtgtatttgaaaataagaaacaagttTAAAGGTTGAATGTGTTCTAAAAACTTTGAGGATCCTAGATGAGAACATCCTTTGACATGCAGGACTTAAGGAATCATGTTACTTTTTGGGGTTGTCTTAACGAAAATTCTTCTAATCTTTCCACTGAGGCCAATGGAAAGGCACCAAAtgatttgtttcttctcttaGCTGCTTCATCTTCTTCAATGTGGTGCCTGATGACTTGTTGAGGGATGAGCTGGTCCTATTGTTATGTCCAAAGCCTGCCTAGGCAGTAACATCAGCTCTGCTTTGCTTTGCAGGAATACCTCCACGGGCCCACTCCAGAGATTCTAGTGATTCCGCTGATGGACGGGCAACTCCCTCTGAGAACCTTGTACCCTCATCTGCTCGTGTGGATAAGCCCCCCAGCGTGTTGCCCTACTTTAACCGTCCTCCTTCAGCCCTTCCCCTGATgggtctgcccccacccccaattccACCCCCACCACCTCTCTCCTCAAGCTTTggtgtccctcctcctcctcctggtaTCCACTACCAGCATCTCATGCCTCCCCCTCCTCGATTACCTCCTCATCTGGCTGTACCTCCCCCTGGGGCCATTCCACCAGCCCTTCACCTCAATCCAGCCTTCTTCCCCCCACCAAATGCTACAGTGGGGCCTCCACCAGATACTTACATGAAGGCCTCTACACCCTATAACCACCATGGCAGGTAAAAACTGTATTTCCCTGCAGATTTGAGCCAGGATAGTAgactgtttttttatttgtttgtttggttttgacagggtctcactatgtaaaccagattggcctctaactcaaatTAGTAGATGGtattttgctgggcagtggtggcacacacaccccagagacaaaggcaggccaacctggtctacagagtgacttccaggacaaccagggttattGTCTTtcgaaaccctatctcgaaaaaaacaactgaaaagaataggaaaaaagatAGACAGTGTTTtagacattattttaaatgaaggagTATTGAGTGctgattcttttcctctttaatctCGTTGTGATGTTGAGTCATGGAACATAGATTAGTATCTGTCAAAGGTTTGTTTTGCATGCCTGtatgtgcaagtgcatgtgtgtgcagctgcATGTGTCCTGTGTATACTTGAATGTGGaagccaaaggacaacttttggtgTCATCCTCAATTTTGTTGTTCTCCTTGCTTGAGAAAGGCTTCACTGGTCTAACCTCACCAAGTAGATTAAATTGGctagtcagtgagccccagggatctacctgtcttcACTTTCCCAGCACCGGGAATTATAAGCATGCTCCACCATTCCCGGTatttttacgtgggttctgggcatttgaactcaggttctcatggctTGCCTAGCAGGCACTTTATTGGTTAATTTAGTTCCCCTGctccatcagtgttttttattcagcgttttctgttttcatcttaACTACCCAGCCCAAATCATATTTTTCATAACTCCTTTAACCAGCTTGATTAAACTTGGTGCCATAAATGGCTGCTGCAGATGCTACAGTGATTTGTACTGTTGAGTCAAGCCAAAATTATCAATTCATATGATATAAATcctgtctttgaagaaaaatgaacacataaaatatttgagaaatagcCTAGAGAAGAATTGAATAACAGTACTATAGAATATGCTGAAAGTAATAAAGGATGTGGGCAATCTGTCATGGTATTACCTCTCTGCAGCCGAGATTCAGGCCCTCCACCCTCTACAGTGAGTGAAGCtgaatttgaagaaataatgaagCGAAACAGAGCAATTTCCAGCAGTGCCATTTCCAAAGCAGTGTCTGGAGCCAGTGCAGGTAATTAACTTTTACTTTGCTACCTTTAGCTCAAATTTTCCCCTTTGTCATTTCCTTTTGGAAAACTTCGAAAAGTTGAAGCTGGAACACTGTTAGATATCAGAAGATATGCCCAAAAGAAGTGTATGACTTGGTTTCTTGGCTTTGAGGAAGCTCCAGTCATATGTCTAGACCTGCTCTGTAGAAAACTACTCAGTGCCTACACTATGAATAATAGACactatttcctttttttatttgttgtagaATGTAATTGTTATCTGTGGGAGATATTTATCTCAGAAGTAAGCTTTAGACCTGTGTCTGTCTATGTAGTAACTCCAATACAAAGTAGAATTAAAAGCCCTAGGGTTTTAGAAGTAATTCCTCAACTAGATGGTACTATGATAATGGATCTGTTACACTAAGAAGTCTGGGCAGAGCGAGTGGCCTGTAGGTAGCCTGTTTCTAGAAAGGCAAGTTTTTTTATCATCCTAAGGCTTATCATACACCCTTTCAGCTTACTTGTCTTATTCTCAGTATTACCTGAAGAATCAGTAACTATGATTCTGAAAGCTCTGGACATAAAAGAAGAGGATATAGTTTATAGTTTatagctcagtgggcagagtAATGGCCTGGCATACTAAAATAGAGAGGTCCAAGTCATGCTCACTTTCTTCCTGGGGGTTTCCCACGTGGTTCTAAAATGTATGCAGACTGCCGATACCCAACAGTAATTTCTGATCTTTGGTTTCAATTTGATTCTACAGCATAGTTTAAAAAcagtaagttaaaaaaattaataaaataaaaaaaacactaagtaTGTGTTCTTGTCAGTTCTTCCCTCACTAAAAAAACATACCTTGACTTTTAAGTTAAAACATAATACGTGATCTTTATTATACAATAATACAGAGGAGTTTAGAGGAAGTaatctctgttcctttttcagaaccagtcccttcacacTGAGATGACTGATGAATAAATCcttatctccctccttttttcttattACAGTCATAGGGACTATAATGTGTATTCACTGTGCCTCTAAAACAGACAGAGCTTCCCTGCCTATTTGGAGCTGATGTGCCAGTGTTCCTGGTCCTTCATGTTGCTTCACTTCCTTCATAGTTTCTGTCCATTCTGTTCTTGCTACTTTTCATAAAGCCACCCACTTCTCATTTTCAGCAGACCAGTATGTAGAtctgttcttccttttattttctttacttggaGCTTCTTACCTTCCTTGAAAAGGCGATATGCAATTACTCCTGTAGCCATATCCTTGAGTCAGGTGGTGTTCACATTTGGGAAATGAAAGGTCTAGTTATTGAGGGCAGTGTGATGATTTAAATGTATGGGTGTGAAtatgtaagagaaagaaaatgatattttaggAAGTTCATACACCACTGTTGTGTGatagaaaattgtgtgtgtataaaaaatatgtttatatatatatattgtgatATATAAAATGAGTCTTTAAATACACTCTGTGGTGTTTAAAAATGATGAAACTACCTAATAGCATGTTTCTCAGCATGTTACCGTGTAATTGAAAgctgtataatatatatacatgtaatagggtttgtatattatatatacatgtaacagaGGTGTGTgagttaaaaaaatacatgattataAATTTAGAATAATGTGTACATTCACCCAggtttctgtgacttcaaggctaacctggtctatatagtgagttaccAGAACAGCTagagttatatagtgagaccctgttttgcaaataaaaaaaagaaataagtaacaTGTAGGCttaatataatactttaaaaaataactgggccgggcggtggtggcgcacgcctttaatcccagcagaggcagaggcaggcggatctctgtgagttcgaggccagcctggactacaagagctagttccaggccaggctctaaaaaagctgcagagaaaccctgtctcgaaaaaccaaaaaataaataaataaataaataaataaataaatataaataaatataaataaaaataaaataactgaataaatgaaAATCCTCTATGAGGACCACCAAGACCACCTTCTGTGAACGGTGGGTATTCCTtcagttttttggggggagtgcacatattataaacatgtatgattttgattttctaaaaatgaattaCAAGGCTGGTTATGTAGCTTGGTGATAGAATAGTCTCCTAGTATGctcaaagctctgggttcaaccccTAGTAGCccacacaacaaaaaaaagatttttggtttttttttttttttttggtttttttatcttttcacttCCTTTATTTTGGACACCTATGTTATtagtatatctttttttaatattaataagtgCTAGAAATAGAGTTTAATTTATGGACTTTTTGTTGACAGAGTCCAGGGAGTTATTAGTATATCTTAACATCTTAATATTAAGTGTGTGTTTGGCACTATGCTAAACATTTCACATAGATTACTTTATTTGCCTACAAACTAACCTCATGAGTTTAATAACTAGTAATCTGCAGAGCCATTGTTCCTTAATTTATGTAGCCTGGCCAGGTCCTAGCAAAGATAAACAATATTATTAAAACATGGCTAAGACACAGCTCTGTGAACAGAAAAAATTTAGAATTGTTGGCTCAAATGTTGGTTCAGTTTATTTTTACGTTTTAGACTTACGTGTgtattttgcatgtgtatatgtaccacatacatCCTTGGGACCCGGGGGCCTATTGGATTCCCTAAAATTGGGAGTtaatgggtggttgtgagctgttgtgtatgtgctagaaatcaaacctggATCTACAAGACCAGCAAGTGATTTGAacagctaagccatttctctagcccttggACAGTTTATTTTAATCAGTGTTGTCAAGTAGCCCTTAGACAAGGATACATTGATAATAAGGCCATTAGCCTTTGTCAGATTTCAAACCGTACTATAACTGTCATTCATTTTTATACCTGCTATGTCTGCCTTGTTCGTTTTACCATGACTCTTTAAAGCAGCCAGTCACTCACAACTTATGTCCTCCTGCATCCTCCTTTTGGTCCAATTTGGTTACTGCCTTTTCTCATCTTTGGCCTTTCCCTTCATCCTCTCAGGGGATTACAGTGATGCCATTGAGACACTACTCACAGCCATTGCAGTTATCAAACAGTCCCGCGTCGCCAATGATGAGCGTTGCCGTGTCCTCATCTCCTCTCTTAAAGACTGTCTTCATGGCATAGAGGCCAAGTCGTACAGTGTGGGTGCCAGTGGAAGCTCTTCCAGGTGAGTTGGTTGCTTTGGGGGCTGATTGGCCTTGAGCAATGCTCTCCTGCAGGTTGGTTGGGAAATGAAAGAAACCAGGATCTGTGTTCAGTAGAAGCAGTGGCCttatttagggggaaaaaaaaaaaaaaagactgataaCACAGGCTTCCATGTTGAGGAAGTAGCTCAATGATAagacttgcctagcattcatgagtCCCTAGGTTCAATTCTTCAGCACCATGTGGTCAAGGAAAGGGAGTAATTGGACTAGGTGAACACGTGGGAATTTTGAATCTTAGGTTTGGATTTCAGTTCTGTTGCTGACTACCTGTTTGACCATCTTGAATATGGAAGTTAGTAGTGTTCTAAGAACTTAAGGGGGAAAGTCCTATTACTTAACCTGTTATAAAGATGAAATCATAATACTTGCAAAACTGTAAATACCCTGTCCAATACATTAGTAAAATCTTGACAAgtctatcatctatttttctGTAAAGATTAGACTTCAAAGAACTAAGATCCTCAGACAGTACTTCCATGATAGAGAactaagaatattttaaacaaacaccGGAAGATACAAAATCCCATGTGCAAAGGCTGTGTGGTAGGCCCTCTGAGTTGAGGCTGAAGGATCTTTCTGATAGGAAAAGGCATCGGTCCAGGGAGAGGTCACCCAGTCGGTCCCGGGAGAGCAGCAGGCGGCACCGAGACTTGCTTCATAATGAAGACCGGCATGATGATTATTTCCAAGAGAGGAACCGGGAGCATGAGAGACACCGGGATAGAGAACGGGACCGGCACCACTGAGAAAGGTGGGAAGAAGCCCTGTTCCTGACCAGTGGTTTAAGTataaactgggcgtggtggctcacgcctgtaatcccagcacttgtgaggtcaaggcaggaggattgccttgagttgaagggcagcctggactacaaagtgagaccctttctcaaaacaaaaggaagatttGTAATAGAGATGTTCCTTCCTCCTCTGAGTTCTTAATAAATGAAAACCACTGTTATTAccattattacattttaatcCCAATTTTCAAGTACAAGGGAAAATTGGCCAAGGCAGAAGAGGTTGTTACCTTACTTTTCATAAAACAATATTAATGACCTCAAGAATTGATATCCattaaaaagattttgaaaattgGAATTTTAGAGTAGAAAAACCATTATGAAAAATCTTCAAAAGCTTTAGAGACCTTATGAATAATTAAATAGAaggataattttgtttttagtaagtTTTGTAAAAGCAGGAATGTTGGGGAATTGGTGTGGGTAATTGAAGTTAGGTTGGATTGTCTGGCTCGGGGACTGTGTCACCAGGACTTAGGCTCCCTGTCTCTCAGCTctacttttctatattttcattcatAGAAAGATTTCTTTCTTGGAGAATGAGCCTATGGCTCTTGAGTTTTATCCCACCATTTTGTAATCCAAACTGAAAGAAAGCTGCTAACAAGGATTGTTTGTGGTGTAAGAAAGAATGGGTGTTGGTTCTGTCTGTGGAGATGTATAAAATAGAGCAGAATATGGCTAGATGGATCTGTCTGGGCTGCTGTCTGCCTGATTGTTTGGAAGTAATGTAGTTGATCAGGCTTTGTAGATCTATGGATGACTGGATAAAAAAAGATTGGGAACCCTTTCCCCTTGTGCATCCTCATAGGTCACAGTAAACTCAAACCTTTTGAAAGTTCTGCAGCATTCTGCCTAGGTACAACCTACtagcagaaaataaaacattccctTATGTTTGCCCTTTCTTGGTGGCCATTATCtgccctttttttggttttgtgaaatGGTCTCTTTTATGTGGTCTTGACTGTCCTGGGCTCATTATGTAGATCACACTTCGAACTCACAaagctcttcc
It contains:
- the Cpsf7 gene encoding cleavage and polyadenylation specificity factor subunit 7 isoform X2 — translated: MSEGVDLIDIYADEEFNQDSEFNNTDQIDLYDDVLTATSQPSDDRSSSTEPPPPVRQEPSPKPNNKTPAILYTYSGLRSRRAAVYVGSFSWWTTDQQLIQVIRSIGVYDVVELKFAENRANGQSKGYAEVVVASENSVHKLLELLPGKVLNGEKVDVRPATRQNLSQFEAQARKRIPPRAHSRDSSDSADGRATPSENLVPSSARVDKPPSVLPYFNRPPSALPLMGLPPPPIPPPPPLSSSFGVPPPPPGIHYQHLMPPPPRLPPHLAVPPPGAIPPALHLNPAFFPPPNATVGPPPDTYMKASTPYNHHGSRDSGPPPSTVSEAEFEEIMKRNRAISSSAISKAVSGASAGDYSDAIETLLTAIAVIKQSRVANDERCRVLISSLKDCLHGIEAKSYSVGASGSSSRKRHRSRERSPSRSRESSRRHRDLLHNEDRHDDYFQERNREHERHRDRERDRHH
- the Cpsf7 gene encoding cleavage and polyadenylation specificity factor subunit 7 isoform X3, with protein sequence MGRDFRVNTLNSWWSLDGPVIMWTTDQQLIQVIRSIGVYDVVELKFAENRANGQSKGYAEVVVASENSVHKLLELLPGKVLNGEKVDVRPATRQNLSQFEAQARKRECVRVPRGGIPPRAHSRDSSDSADGRATPSENLVPSSARVDKPPSVLPYFNRPPSALPLMGLPPPPIPPPPPLSSSFGVPPPPPGIHYQHLMPPPPRLPPHLAVPPPGAIPPALHLNPAFFPPPNATVGPPPDTYMKASTPYNHHGSRDSGPPPSTVSEAEFEEIMKRNRAISSSAISKAVSGASAGDYSDAIETLLTAIAVIKQSRVANDERCRVLISSLKDCLHGIEAKSYSVGASGSSSRKRHRSRERSPSRSRESSRRHRDLLHNEDRHDDYFQERNREHERHRDRERDRHH
- the Cpsf7 gene encoding cleavage and polyadenylation specificity factor subunit 7 isoform X1, with protein sequence MSEGVDLIDIYADEEFNQDSEFNNTDQIDLYDDVLTATSQPSDDRSSSTEPPPPVRQEPSPKPNNKTPAILYTYSGLRSRRAAVYVGSFSWWTTDQQLIQVIRSIGVYDVVELKFAENRANGQSKGYAEVVVASENSVHKLLELLPGKVLNGEKVDVRPATRQNLSQFEAQARKRECVRVPRGGIPPRAHSRDSSDSADGRATPSENLVPSSARVDKPPSVLPYFNRPPSALPLMGLPPPPIPPPPPLSSSFGVPPPPPGIHYQHLMPPPPRLPPHLAVPPPGAIPPALHLNPAFFPPPNATVGPPPDTYMKASTPYNHHGSRDSGPPPSTVSEAEFEEIMKRNRAISSSAISKAVSGASAGDYSDAIETLLTAIAVIKQSRVANDERCRVLISSLKDCLHGIEAKSYSVGASGSSSRKRHRSRERSPSRSRESSRRHRDLLHNEDRHDDYFQERNREHERHRDRERDRHH